From Caballeronia insecticola, a single genomic window includes:
- a CDS encoding ABC transporter permease — protein sequence MDLNQAGNLASSAVVAAIPLMYAGAGELVAEKSGVLNLGVEGMMLMGAVAGYAVTAITGNPWLGIVASVFAGLAMSLLFGFLTITMLANQVATGLSLTIFGIGFSAYVGKPYTSAAVRASIEVMPIPGLSSIPVLGPAVFSLTPLGYLAFIMFGVIGWFLYKTRAGLVLRSVGESPAVAHSVGFPVVGVRYGATLFGGAMAGIAGGYYSIVYLHVWQEQLTSGRGWIALALVVFATWRPGRLLIGALLFGAVMALQFYAQAIGVPVPTQFLAMLPYIATIVVLVLISRNPNTIKLNAPASLGKPFFAAS from the coding sequence ATGGACCTCAATCAAGCCGGCAATCTTGCCTCGAGCGCCGTCGTGGCCGCGATCCCACTGATGTACGCGGGCGCGGGCGAACTCGTCGCGGAAAAGTCGGGCGTGCTCAATCTGGGCGTCGAAGGCATGATGCTGATGGGCGCCGTAGCCGGCTACGCGGTCACCGCGATCACCGGCAATCCGTGGCTCGGCATCGTCGCGTCGGTGTTTGCCGGGCTCGCGATGTCGCTGCTGTTCGGCTTTCTCACCATCACGATGCTTGCCAATCAGGTCGCAACAGGCCTGTCGCTCACGATCTTCGGCATCGGCTTTTCGGCGTATGTCGGCAAGCCATACACGTCGGCGGCGGTGCGCGCGAGCATCGAGGTGATGCCGATTCCCGGCCTCTCGTCGATACCCGTGCTCGGCCCCGCGGTCTTCTCGCTCACGCCGCTCGGTTATCTCGCGTTCATCATGTTCGGCGTGATCGGCTGGTTCCTCTACAAGACGCGCGCGGGGCTCGTGCTGCGCTCGGTCGGCGAATCGCCGGCAGTCGCGCATTCGGTGGGCTTTCCGGTGGTGGGCGTGCGCTACGGCGCAACACTCTTCGGCGGCGCGATGGCGGGCATCGCGGGCGGCTATTACTCGATCGTCTATCTGCACGTCTGGCAGGAGCAACTGACTTCGGGCCGCGGCTGGATCGCGCTTGCGCTCGTCGTGTTCGCGACGTGGCGGCCGGGGCGCCTCCTAATCGGCGCGTTGCTGTTCGGCGCGGTCATGGCGCTGCAGTTCTACGCGCAGGCGATCGGCGTGCCCGTGCCGACGCAATTTCTCGCGATGTTGCCGTATATCGCGACGATCGTCGTGCTCGTGCTGATTTCGCGCAATCCGAACACGATCAAGCTGAACGCGCCCGCGTCGCTCGGCAAGCCTTTTTTTGCGGCGAGCTGA
- a CDS encoding BMP family ABC transporter substrate-binding protein, translating into MNKPWLKAITATVALSATVAALSARAADAPGVAFVYLGNPGDAGWTFAHDAGSKEAEAKFGNKIKITRVENVPESADSERVFRDLANKGNKVIFATSFGYQDFALKVAKDFPDTIFLTATGFKKAKNFGTYDVRMYQGAYLAGVAAGYVTKTNTLGFVASVPIPEVVRNINAYTMGARSVNPKIHTKVIWINSWFDPGKEKQAAETLIGQGADVLLQNTDSNATLNTANEKHVYAFGWDSNMKKFGPNAHLGSVVAHWGVYYNNVIQQVLDNKWKNDPVWLGIPQKAVDLEDLNSGVIPAKAMQAVAAKRDELHAGKWDVFSGPIKDQTGAEKVPAGKTLTDPELQRINWYVEGVDGSLPK; encoded by the coding sequence ATGAATAAACCATGGCTGAAGGCGATTACGGCGACCGTCGCGCTGTCCGCCACGGTCGCCGCGTTGAGCGCGCGGGCCGCCGACGCGCCGGGCGTCGCGTTCGTCTATCTCGGCAATCCGGGCGATGCCGGCTGGACCTTCGCACACGATGCGGGCAGCAAGGAAGCCGAAGCGAAGTTCGGCAACAAGATCAAGATCACGCGAGTGGAAAACGTGCCGGAATCGGCGGACTCGGAGCGCGTGTTCCGCGATCTGGCGAACAAGGGCAACAAGGTCATCTTCGCGACGAGCTTCGGCTATCAGGATTTCGCGCTGAAGGTCGCGAAGGACTTTCCGGACACCATCTTCCTGACCGCCACGGGCTTCAAGAAGGCCAAGAACTTCGGCACGTATGACGTGCGCATGTATCAGGGCGCGTATCTCGCGGGCGTCGCCGCAGGCTATGTGACGAAGACGAACACGCTCGGCTTCGTGGCGTCGGTGCCGATTCCCGAAGTGGTGCGCAACATCAACGCCTACACGATGGGCGCGCGCTCCGTGAATCCGAAGATTCACACGAAGGTCATCTGGATCAACAGCTGGTTCGATCCGGGCAAGGAAAAGCAGGCGGCGGAAACGCTGATCGGCCAGGGCGCCGACGTGCTGCTGCAAAACACCGACTCCAACGCAACGCTCAACACGGCGAACGAGAAGCACGTCTACGCGTTCGGCTGGGATTCGAACATGAAGAAGTTCGGGCCGAATGCGCATCTGGGCTCGGTGGTCGCGCACTGGGGCGTGTATTACAACAACGTGATCCAGCAAGTGCTCGACAACAAGTGGAAGAACGATCCGGTGTGGCTCGGCATTCCGCAGAAGGCCGTGGACCTCGAAGACCTGAACAGCGGCGTGATTCCCGCGAAGGCGATGCAGGCAGTCGCGGCGAAGCGTGACGAACTGCACGCCGGCAAGTGGGATGTGTTCAGCGGCCCGATCAAGGATCAGACGGGCGCGGAGAAGGTGCCGGCCGGCAAGACGCTGACCGACCCGGAACTGCAACGCATCAACTGGTATGTGGAAGGCGTGGACGGCTCCTTGCCGAAATAA
- a CDS encoding ABC transporter permease — protein sequence MIFPYRLEARPAPSRAMQLAVPVVAAVATLVIGFLIFSLVGQDPLRAMHAFFIEPLSSVNGWSELLLKASPLCLIGLGLAVGYRANVWNIGAEGQMLLGGIVAGGIAIHAGDASGWWTLPLMMLGGIVGGMLWAAIPALLKSRFNTNEILTSLMLTYVATQLLIYLVSGPWRDPEGMNFPISAMFGDDALFPRLYGDWHWTWLKGTRINASVFLTVIAIPCVWLFMRKSFAGFRMNVGGLAPLAARYAGFSDKKTIWTSLLLSGGLAGLAGMGEVAGPIGQLQAGWSPGYGFTAIIVVFVGRLHPVGIVLASLLMALLYLGGEAVQTSLQLPQALAGVFQGLLLFCLLGCDLFVNYRVRRRASAHHAA from the coding sequence ATGATCTTCCCTTATCGACTCGAAGCGCGCCCGGCACCCTCGCGCGCCATGCAGCTTGCCGTGCCGGTGGTCGCCGCCGTCGCGACGCTCGTGATCGGCTTTCTGATCTTCAGCCTGGTCGGCCAGGACCCGCTGCGCGCGATGCATGCGTTCTTCATCGAGCCGCTGTCGAGCGTGAACGGCTGGTCCGAGCTGCTGCTGAAAGCGTCGCCGCTGTGCCTGATCGGGCTCGGGCTCGCGGTCGGCTATCGCGCGAACGTATGGAACATCGGCGCGGAAGGGCAGATGCTGCTGGGCGGGATCGTCGCGGGCGGCATCGCGATTCACGCAGGCGATGCCTCCGGCTGGTGGACGTTGCCGCTGATGATGCTGGGCGGCATCGTCGGCGGAATGCTGTGGGCGGCGATTCCCGCGCTGCTCAAGAGCCGCTTCAACACGAACGAAATCCTGACGAGCCTGATGCTCACCTACGTCGCCACGCAGTTGCTGATCTATCTGGTGAGCGGTCCGTGGCGCGATCCGGAAGGCATGAACTTCCCGATTTCCGCGATGTTCGGCGACGACGCGCTCTTCCCGCGTCTCTACGGCGACTGGCACTGGACGTGGCTCAAGGGCACGCGCATCAACGCGTCGGTGTTTCTCACAGTGATCGCAATTCCGTGCGTGTGGCTCTTCATGCGGAAGAGTTTCGCGGGCTTTCGCATGAACGTCGGCGGTCTGGCGCCGCTCGCCGCGCGCTATGCCGGTTTCTCCGACAAGAAGACCATCTGGACCTCGCTTTTGCTGTCGGGCGGTCTCGCGGGTCTCGCCGGCATGGGCGAAGTCGCCGGGCCGATCGGGCAGCTTCAGGCGGGCTGGTCGCCGGGCTATGGCTTCACGGCGATCATCGTCGTGTTCGTGGGACGGCTGCATCCGGTGGGCATCGTGCTCGCGAGTCTCCTGATGGCGCTGCTCTATCTCGGCGGCGAAGCGGTGCAGACCTCGCTGCAACTGCCGCAGGCGCTTGCGGGCGTGTTTCAGGGCCTGCTGCTGTTTTGCCTGCTCGGCTGCGATCTGTTCGTGAACTACCGGGTCAGGCGTCGCGCGAGCGCGCATCACGCCGCATAG